Proteins from a single region of Nocardioides anomalus:
- a CDS encoding metal ABC transporter ATP-binding protein codes for MSLPLRLTDGAVAIAGRPVVRGVSLTVRPGEFVALMGANGSGKSTLVRALTGLLPLTGGSLELYGEPIASFADWRRIGFVPQRIGAASGVPASVWEVVASGRLTHRRLLRPLSRADRTAIDEALEVVGLADRARDGVSQLSGGQQQRTLIARALAGEPELFFLDEPTAGVDLPNQVALAASLGRLKARGATVVLVAHELGPLGSLVDRSVVMRDGRIAYDGSPLADHAVHSPGFGETHAHHHHPDPARRDHLPAVSSPFEERWD; via the coding sequence GTGAGCCTTCCCCTCCGCCTCACCGACGGCGCGGTCGCCATCGCCGGCCGCCCGGTCGTCCGCGGCGTCTCGCTGACGGTGCGGCCCGGGGAGTTCGTGGCCCTCATGGGCGCCAACGGCTCGGGCAAGTCCACCCTGGTCCGCGCCCTGACCGGACTGCTGCCGCTCACCGGCGGATCCCTGGAGCTGTACGGCGAGCCGATCGCGTCGTTCGCGGACTGGCGGCGCATCGGGTTCGTGCCGCAGCGCATCGGCGCCGCGTCCGGCGTACCGGCCTCGGTGTGGGAGGTCGTGGCCTCGGGCCGCCTCACCCACCGCCGGCTGCTGCGGCCCCTGTCCCGCGCGGACCGGACCGCGATCGACGAGGCGCTCGAGGTGGTCGGCCTCGCCGACCGGGCCCGCGACGGCGTCTCCCAGCTCTCCGGCGGCCAGCAGCAGCGCACGCTCATCGCCCGCGCGCTGGCCGGCGAGCCCGAGCTGTTCTTCCTCGACGAGCCGACCGCCGGCGTCGACCTGCCCAACCAGGTCGCCCTGGCCGCGTCGCTGGGCCGGCTCAAGGCGCGCGGGGCGACGGTCGTGCTCGTGGCCCACGAGCTGGGCCCGCTGGGCAGCCTGGTCGACCGGTCGGTGGTGATGCGCGACGGCCGGATCGCCTACGACGGCAGCCCGCTGGCCGACCACGCGGTGCACTCCCCCGGCTTCGGCGAGACCCACGCGCACCACCACCACCCCGACCCGGCCCGGCGCGACCACCTGCCCGCGGTCAGCTCGCCCTTCGAGGAGAGGTGGGACTGA
- a CDS encoding metal ABC transporter substrate-binding protein gives MRIAPLLALVLVSTTGCAAFREDSATASGKVGVAAAFYPLAFVAQEVGGDHVAVTNLTQAGKEPHDLELDIKTTADVADAELVLVEHGFQPTVDDAVAQVATGDVLDVADVVDLEGDDPHFWQDPARMATLTEAVADELADLDPDHADTFRANADRLVGELRDLDGAYADGLRGCERDTIVVSHDAFGYLAKYGLQIEGIAGLSPEAEPTPADLARLQDLIRSDGITTVFSERLVSPRLTAQLAKDMGITTEVLDPIEGLSDETSQEDYLSLMRENLAALEQANGCPA, from the coding sequence ATGCGGATCGCCCCCCTCCTCGCCCTGGTCCTGGTCTCGACGACGGGCTGCGCGGCCTTCAGAGAGGACAGCGCGACGGCGAGCGGCAAGGTCGGCGTCGCGGCCGCGTTCTACCCGCTGGCCTTCGTGGCCCAGGAGGTCGGCGGCGACCACGTCGCGGTGACCAACCTGACCCAGGCCGGCAAGGAGCCGCACGACCTCGAGCTGGACATCAAGACCACCGCCGACGTGGCCGACGCCGAGCTGGTGCTGGTCGAGCACGGCTTCCAGCCGACCGTGGACGACGCGGTGGCGCAGGTGGCGACCGGCGACGTCCTGGACGTGGCCGACGTGGTGGACCTCGAGGGCGACGACCCGCACTTCTGGCAGGACCCCGCCCGGATGGCCACCCTCACCGAGGCGGTGGCCGACGAGCTGGCCGACCTCGACCCCGACCACGCCGACACCTTCCGGGCCAACGCCGACCGGCTGGTGGGCGAGCTCCGCGACCTCGACGGGGCGTACGCCGACGGGCTGCGCGGGTGCGAGCGCGACACGATCGTGGTCTCGCACGACGCGTTCGGCTACTTGGCGAAGTACGGCCTGCAGATCGAGGGCATCGCCGGCCTCTCCCCCGAGGCCGAGCCCACGCCCGCCGACCTGGCCCGCCTCCAGGACCTGATCCGCAGCGACGGCATCACCACGGTGTTCTCCGAGCGCCTGGTCAGCCCGCGGCTGACCGCGCAGCTGGCCAAGGACATGGGCATCACCACCGAGGTCCTGGACCCCATCGAGGGGCTGAGCGACGAGACCTCGCAGGAGGACTACCTTTCCCTGATGCGCGAGAACCTGGCCGCGCTCGAGCAGGCCAACGGGTGCCCGGCGTGA
- a CDS encoding metal ABC transporter permease: MDLFTYGFMQRALIAAVVTGLAAPAVGTYLVQRRLALMGDGIGHVAVTGVALGLLTGTSPTWTAVVVAVLGAALIELIRERGHANGDVALALLFYGGLAGGVLLTGIGGESAARLQQYLFGSITTISVNDVLATMVLAAVVIVVCVGLSPQLFAVAQDQEFARVAGLRVRAYNLLIAVLAAVSVTVAMRTVGLLLVSALMVVPVATAQQVTRSFRTTLGAAMLLGCLASLGGLVVAAFASYEARVAPGPSIVLLSLAGFALAWPVGVWSRRRQRLAAPFAYAGTTVHEEATAHGHDHGPECGHPAVRHGDHVDYVHDGHRHAPHGEHYDEH; encoded by the coding sequence ATGGACCTCTTCACCTACGGCTTCATGCAGCGGGCGCTCATCGCGGCCGTGGTCACCGGCCTGGCCGCACCGGCCGTCGGCACCTACCTGGTTCAGCGCCGGCTGGCCCTCATGGGCGACGGCATCGGCCACGTCGCGGTCACCGGCGTGGCGCTCGGGCTGCTCACCGGCACGTCGCCGACGTGGACCGCGGTCGTGGTCGCGGTGCTCGGCGCGGCGCTCATCGAGCTGATCCGCGAGCGCGGGCACGCCAACGGCGACGTGGCGCTGGCCCTGCTGTTCTACGGCGGCCTGGCCGGCGGCGTGCTGCTCACCGGCATCGGCGGCGAGAGCGCGGCCCGGCTGCAGCAGTACCTCTTCGGCTCGATCACCACCATCTCGGTGAACGACGTGCTGGCCACCATGGTCCTGGCCGCGGTCGTGATCGTGGTCTGCGTGGGGCTGTCGCCGCAGCTGTTCGCGGTGGCCCAGGACCAGGAGTTCGCCCGGGTGGCCGGGCTGCGCGTCCGCGCGTACAACCTGCTCATCGCCGTGCTCGCCGCGGTGAGCGTGACCGTCGCCATGCGGACCGTCGGGCTGCTGCTGGTCTCGGCCCTGATGGTCGTCCCGGTGGCCACCGCCCAGCAGGTCACCCGGTCCTTCCGCACCACGCTCGGCGCGGCCATGCTGCTCGGCTGCCTGGCCTCGCTCGGCGGGCTGGTGGTGGCGGCCTTCGCGTCGTACGAGGCCCGCGTCGCGCCCGGGCCGAGCATCGTGCTGCTCTCGCTGGCCGGCTTCGCGCTGGCCTGGCCGGTCGGCGTGTGGTCGCGGCGGCGGCAGCGGCTGGCCGCCCCGTTCGCGTACGCCGGCACGACGGTCCACGAGGAGGCGACGGCGCACGGGCACGACCACGGGCCGGAGTGCGGCCACCCCGCCGTGCGCCACGGCGACCACGTCGACTACGTCCACGACGGCCACCGGCACGCGCCGCACGGAGAGCACTATGACGAGCACTGA